Proteins co-encoded in one Brassica rapa cultivar Chiifu-401-42 chromosome A02, CAAS_Brap_v3.01, whole genome shotgun sequence genomic window:
- the LOC103853070 gene encoding pentatricopeptide repeat-containing protein At1g77360, mitochondrial produces the protein MAIRVLNNQSRFVSAKLYSTSGQVIDVAEVTKKISKVMMSSPQQVLESAFDQTGLRVSPEVAEDILNRFRNAGLLAYRFFQWSEKQRHYEHSVRAYHMMIESTAKIKQYKLMWDLINSMRKKKMLNVETFCIVMRKYARAQKVDEAVYAFNVMEKYDLEQNLAAFNGLLSALCKSKNVRKAQEIFETMRERFVPDSKTYSILLGGWGKEPNLPKAREVFREMIDAGCEPDVVTYSTMVDILCKAGRVDEALGVVRSMDSRICKPTSFIYSVLVHTYGTENRLEEAVETFLEMERSGVEADVAVFNSLIGAFCKANKMKNVYRVLREMKSKSVTPNSKSCNIILRHLIECGEKDEAFDVFRKMIRVCEPDADTYTMMIKMFCEKKEMETANKVWRRMRKKGVFPSMHTFAVLINGLCEEGDTQRACVLLEEMIEMGIRPSGVTFGRLRQLLLKEGRDDVVKFLNEKMNLLVNEPLCD, from the coding sequence ATGGCGATCAGAGTTCTCAACAATCAATCAAGATTTGTATCTGCAAAGCTATATAGTACAAGTGGACAAGTGATCGACGTTGCGGAAGTAACaaagaaaatatcaaaagtAATGATGTCTTCTCCCCAACAAGTTCTCGAATCAGCATTTGACCAAACCGGCTTAAGGGTCTCACCAGAAGTAGCAGAAGACATCCTCAACAGGTTCAGGAACGCTGGTCTGCTAGCATACAGATTCTTCCAGTGGTCCGAAAAGCAACGTCACTACGAGCACAGCGTCCGTGCCTACCACATGATGATCGAATCCACGGCCAAGATAAAGCAGTACAAGCTTATGTGGGATCTCATCAATtcgatgaggaagaagaagatgttaaACGTGGAGACTTTCTGTATAGTGATGAGGAAGTACGCGAGGGCGCAGAAGGTGGACGAGGCCGTTTACGCGTTTAACGTGATGGAGAAGTATGATTTGGAACAGAATCTTGCGGCGTTCAATGGTTTGTTAAGTGCCTTGTGTAAGTCCAAGAACGTGAGGAAAGCTCAGGAGATATTCGAGACGATGAGAGAGAGGTTTGTGCCTGACTCTAAAACTTATAGTATATTGCTTGGTGGATGGGGGAAAGAACCGAACTTGCCGAAGGCGAGAGAGGTCTTCAGGGAGATGATTGATGCTGGTTGCGAGCCTGATGTAGTGACTTACAGTACAATGGTTGATATATTGTGTAAAGCCGGAAGAGTAGATGAAGCTCTTGGGGTTGTGAGGAGCATGGATTCAAGGATCTGCAAGCCGACGAGTTTCATCTATAGTGTGCTTGTGCATACTTACGGAACAGAGAACCGTCTTGAAGAGGCTGTGGAAACGTTTCTAGAGATGGAGAGAAGTGGTGTAGAAGCAGATGTAGCGGTTTTCAACTCGTTGATAGGCGCGTTTTGCAAGGCGAATAAGATGAAGAATGTGTACAGGGTTTTGAGAGAGATGAAGAGTAAAAGCGTGACGCCTAACTCAAAGTCATGTAACATCATTCTACGCCATTTGATAGAATGCGGTGAGAAAGATGAAGCGTTTGATGTGTTTAGGAAGATGATCAGAGTGTGTGAGCCAGATGCGGACACGTACACGATGATGATAAAGATGTTTTGtgagaagaaagagatggagaCTGCTAATAAAGTGTGGAGGCGCATGAGGAAAAAGGGTGTTTTTCCGAGTATGCATACTTTTGCTGTTCTAATTAATGGGTTGTGCGAGGAGGGTGATACTCAAAGGGCTTGTGTTTTGTTGGAGGAGATGATTGAGATGGGGATTAGACCATCGGGTGTGACGTTTGGGAGATTAAGACAGCTGCTTTTGAAAGAGGGTAGAGATGATGTGGTCAAGTTTCTTAATGAGAAGATGAATCTTTTGGTCAATGAGCCTTTGTGTGATTGA
- the LOC103853071 gene encoding uncharacterized protein LOC103853071, translating to MPIIVIDDSFKRPGTVPFSWEIRPGVPKTPPGNTPLLQLQPPNYLSPLRLKPLSHSQPFLPPELSPPSSSFISKSKSRSLSPLAPSFSTPSNLKPPPPSHSGFSSSGPSFRSSPRAFSERWQLNRSRSESDPRPDFAFAGLGCFPTPKFRLRKNKSSGGLRKAMSRLERGYCYDMETMSLRTVSSRRSVSLRWDSPKSSSFSSLRFSPRLTNGAEWPGFRLF from the coding sequence ATGCCCATTATTGTCATTGATGATTCtttcaagagaccaggaactgTGCCTTTCAGCTGGGAGATCCGACCCGGTGTACCCAAGACCCCACCCGGAAACACACCTCTTCTCCAACTCCAACCTCCCAATTACCTCTCTCCTCTCCGTTTAAAACCATTGTCTCACTCTCAACCATTTCTCCCGCCGGAGCTTTCTCCGCCGTCGTCTTCTTTCATCTCCAAATCCAAGAGCCGTTCTTTATCTCCTCTCGCTCCTTCCTTCTCTACTCCATCAAACCTCAAACCGCCACCACCGTCGCACTCTGGTTTCTCCTCTTCGGGACCTTCTTTCCGTTCTTCCCCGCGTGCTTTCTCGGAGCGGTGGCAGTTAAACCGTTCTCGATCCGAGTCCGATCCCAGACCGGACTTTGCTTTTGCCGGACTCGGGTGTTTCCCGACACCTAAGTTCAGGTTGAGAAAGAACAAGAGCAGTGGTGGTCTGAGAAAAGCCATGTCGAGGTTGGAGCGTGGTTACTGCTATGATATGGAGACGATGTCGCTGAGGACTGTTTCTAGCCGGAGATCAGTTTCTCTGAGATGGGACTCGCCGAAGTCGTCGTCGTTCTCTTCGCTCCGATTTTCGCCACGACTCACTAACGGAGCTGAATGGCCCGGGTTTCGGCTATTTTGA